From Pseudovibrio sp. Tun.PSC04-5.I4, a single genomic window includes:
- a CDS encoding FGGY-family carbohydrate kinase — translation MTGTLLAIDCGSQSIRALLFSPDGTLMFKVQKPIQAYTNENPGWSEIQPEVFWDLLGDACQELWQLGADPNTVKGMSVTTQRGTQIAVDADGTSLRPAITWMDERIEKRQTPLPLLWKTVFGLAGLSRSIKSVRSECEANWIKVNQPEIWENTHKFLQVSGYLNHKLTGLFRDSTGAQVGYVPFDYKKQKWASPNHFLWKLFAVKPSHLPELVEPGKIIGHLTQKAAHHTALPEGLPIISAAADKACEVLGSGATDATVGCLSYGTRATATIHSRKYFEVERPLPAYAGGVPNMYTPEASVILGYWMVNWFKEEFGHPEQEKARVAGSPVEVFFDDLLNSTPPGSHGLTLLPKWGRDNGRSTPVKGAIIGFGDRHTRGHIYRAIIEGITLELRRGLSRIERKSGEKITVLRVSGGGSQSDAIMQITADVFGLPTERPHTFETAGLGAAIAASVGVGIHSSFDQAMQAMTRQSEVFEPDPKTVQLYQQLYNNVYLAMPARLAPLNKALRKITG, via the coding sequence CCATAGATTGCGGCAGCCAGAGCATTCGGGCGCTTTTGTTTTCTCCCGATGGAACTTTGATGTTCAAGGTCCAAAAGCCTATTCAAGCCTATACCAATGAAAATCCGGGTTGGTCTGAAATCCAGCCTGAGGTCTTTTGGGATCTGTTGGGAGACGCCTGTCAGGAGCTATGGCAGTTAGGCGCTGACCCGAACACCGTAAAAGGCATGAGCGTCACAACGCAACGTGGGACGCAAATCGCAGTCGATGCGGATGGTACGTCTCTGCGTCCTGCAATCACATGGATGGATGAGCGCATTGAAAAACGACAAACACCGCTGCCGCTCCTCTGGAAAACGGTGTTTGGGCTCGCTGGTCTGTCTCGATCTATCAAAAGTGTCCGCAGCGAGTGTGAAGCCAACTGGATTAAGGTGAACCAACCCGAAATCTGGGAGAACACACATAAGTTTCTCCAAGTGTCCGGTTATCTCAACCACAAACTAACCGGCCTGTTCCGCGATTCAACAGGCGCACAAGTTGGCTACGTTCCCTTTGATTACAAAAAACAAAAGTGGGCCAGCCCCAACCATTTTCTCTGGAAATTATTTGCCGTAAAGCCAAGCCACCTGCCTGAGCTGGTTGAGCCGGGCAAGATCATCGGCCACCTGACACAAAAAGCAGCGCACCATACCGCTCTTCCAGAAGGACTACCGATTATCTCGGCAGCAGCCGACAAAGCCTGTGAAGTCCTCGGCAGCGGTGCAACAGACGCCACGGTTGGCTGCCTCAGTTACGGCACACGGGCAACGGCCACGATCCATTCTCGTAAGTATTTTGAGGTGGAGCGCCCTCTACCAGCCTATGCAGGCGGTGTGCCCAACATGTACACGCCAGAGGCCTCTGTCATTTTAGGCTATTGGATGGTGAACTGGTTCAAAGAGGAATTCGGCCACCCGGAGCAGGAAAAAGCCAGAGTTGCTGGCAGCCCAGTTGAGGTGTTTTTCGACGACCTCCTCAACAGCACGCCACCCGGTTCTCATGGCCTGACGCTCCTGCCCAAATGGGGCCGCGACAATGGCCGCTCCACACCGGTAAAAGGCGCGATCATTGGATTTGGCGATAGGCATACACGAGGCCATATCTACCGCGCAATCATTGAGGGCATCACCCTTGAATTACGGCGCGGCCTGAGCCGGATTGAACGAAAGAGCGGTGAGAAGATCACAGTCCTTCGTGTGTCCGGCGGTGGTTCTCAATCAGATGCGATCATGCAGATCACAGCAGATGTTTTTGGCCTCCCCACAGAGCGCCCACACACATTTGAAACAGCTGGCTTGGGCGCTGCCATTGCTGCAAGTGTTGGCGTTGGAATTCACTCAAGCTTTGATCAGGCCATGCAAGCAATGACCCGGCAAAGTGAAGTGTTTGAGCCGGACCCCAAAACGGTCCAGCTCTACCAGCAACTTTACAACAATGTTTATCTGGCAATGCCAGCGCGGTTGGCTCCGTTGAACAAAGCCCTGCGTAAAATAACAGGCTAG
- a CDS encoding malonyl-CoA decarboxylase, translating into MSLLADLLSTLFDRRYVFTGKRDGRPLTELCHALMSSQGDVSGAAIAHEILDGYSTSDVEGKKAFFEFLNSEMDIDPDALEEALQAYKTKPDEANYRKLIVAAEPKRQELARRLNQIEGATHQLVHMRKDLLTFIKEQPDLARTDVDLKHLFSSWFNRGFLVLRPISWDSPAQILEKIIAYEAVHAIDSWDDLRRRLQPEDRRCFAFFHPSLPDEPLIFVEVALTKGVPSSIQGVLAEEREVISIEGADTAVFYSISNCQSGLAGVSFGNSLIKQVVQDLSRELRQLKTFVTLSPLPTFCKWAEREGVEIPKDNATELQEIAATYLLDAKRKDDLPFDPVARFHLYNGALVHDVHVGADTSGNGQKQSAGVMVNYLYDLQKISQNHEVFANKKEIVASKKVQALAKAGMAHRIPVPRKDVA; encoded by the coding sequence ATGAGCCTGCTGGCCGATTTGCTTTCTACTTTATTTGATCGACGTTATGTTTTTACGGGTAAGCGAGATGGCCGTCCTCTTACCGAGCTTTGTCATGCCCTTATGAGCAGTCAGGGAGATGTGTCCGGTGCAGCCATTGCCCATGAGATTCTGGATGGGTATTCCACCTCGGATGTTGAGGGTAAGAAGGCGTTCTTTGAGTTTTTAAATAGCGAGATGGATATTGATCCTGATGCTCTGGAAGAGGCTCTGCAGGCCTACAAAACCAAGCCGGATGAAGCCAATTACAGGAAACTGATTGTGGCAGCAGAACCGAAACGGCAGGAACTGGCGCGGCGATTGAACCAGATTGAAGGCGCGACGCATCAGCTGGTTCATATGCGTAAGGACCTGCTGACTTTCATCAAAGAGCAACCGGACCTTGCCCGAACGGATGTAGATCTGAAGCATCTGTTCAGTTCATGGTTCAACAGGGGTTTCCTGGTTCTCAGGCCCATCAGTTGGGACAGCCCAGCGCAGATTTTGGAGAAAATCATCGCATATGAGGCTGTTCATGCCATCGACAGTTGGGATGATCTTCGCCGCCGTTTGCAGCCCGAGGATCGGCGGTGTTTTGCGTTCTTCCACCCTTCCCTGCCAGATGAACCGCTCATCTTCGTTGAAGTTGCGCTCACCAAAGGCGTTCCCTCATCCATTCAAGGAGTACTGGCAGAAGAGCGGGAGGTGATTTCAATTGAAGGCGCTGATACCGCCGTTTTCTATTCCATCTCCAACTGCCAGAGCGGGCTCGCCGGTGTTTCCTTTGGCAATTCACTCATCAAACAGGTGGTGCAAGATTTGTCGCGTGAGCTTCGTCAGCTCAAAACGTTTGTGACGTTGTCGCCGCTGCCAACATTTTGCAAATGGGCTGAACGGGAAGGCGTTGAGATCCCTAAGGACAACGCGACAGAGCTACAGGAGATTGCTGCGACTTACTTGTTGGATGCAAAACGGAAGGATGATCTGCCTTTTGATCCTGTGGCGCGTTTTCACCTTTATAATGGTGCGTTGGTGCATGATGTTCATGTTGGGGCAGACACGTCAGGCAACGGCCAGAAGCAATCTGCCGGGGTGATGGTCAACTACCTTTATGATCTGCAAAAGATCTCCCAAAACCATGAAGTCTTTGCCAATAAAAAGGAAATTGTAGCATCCAAGAAGGTGCAGGCCTTGGCGAAGGCTGGCATGGCGCATCGTATCCCTGTCCCCCGCAAGGATGTAGCCTAG
- a CDS encoding cupin domain-containing protein: MKINGDFDVRAVELSDQIPWVASPMKGVDRRPLDRLGEEVARATTVVRFAPGSHFSQHVHTGGEEFFVLDGVFQDEHGDCPAGSYIRNPPQSKHTPASEPGCTILVKLWQFDLADRTHIRVDTNKLGRVEDASRSGVSVSPLFCDERENVRMENWQAGASHPVEAEGGAEIFVLEGSIIEADETLPKHAWLRTPIGYALNIKAGPEGAKLWIKSGHLHYVTAPHVD, encoded by the coding sequence ATGAAGATCAATGGCGATTTTGATGTGAGAGCAGTTGAACTGAGCGACCAGATCCCATGGGTGGCCTCACCTATGAAAGGCGTAGACCGCCGTCCTTTGGACCGGTTGGGAGAAGAAGTCGCCCGTGCAACAACGGTTGTTCGCTTTGCTCCCGGTAGTCATTTTTCCCAGCATGTTCATACCGGCGGCGAAGAGTTCTTTGTGCTGGATGGCGTCTTTCAGGATGAGCACGGAGATTGCCCGGCAGGCTCTTACATCCGCAACCCTCCGCAATCCAAACACACACCAGCGTCAGAACCCGGCTGCACGATCCTCGTTAAACTCTGGCAATTTGATCTGGCTGACCGAACCCACATCCGCGTAGACACCAACAAGCTTGGCCGTGTTGAAGACGCCTCCAGGTCGGGCGTTTCTGTCTCTCCTTTGTTTTGCGATGAACGTGAAAATGTCCGCATGGAAAACTGGCAGGCGGGAGCAAGCCATCCAGTTGAAGCAGAAGGCGGGGCTGAAATTTTCGTTCTGGAAGGCTCAATTATTGAGGCTGACGAAACTCTCCCAAAACATGCATGGTTGCGCACACCCATTGGGTATGCGCTCAACATTAAAGCGGGGCCAGAAGGCGCTAAACTCTGGATTAAATCCGGGCACCTTCACTATGTAACCGCGCCTCATGTTGATTAA
- a CDS encoding sterol desaturase family protein, translated as MADYNVTALAIPLFLSFMLVEYAYLRLNGRDLHRFNDNIASLSMGICLLVSDAFLKTFTFSVFIWVWSFHRLFDFSSTGWATWVLFFFGVDFCYYWFHRIAHTYNVLWGAHVGHHQSEEYNLTTALRQSAFQYAFSWVFYLPLAVLGCPPEVFLIQFFVLKGYQFWLHTQAINRIPLMEGVFSTPSSHRVHHAKNPIYIDKNYGGTLVIWDRLFGSWQPELDAQPCHYGTTTPLKTWNPVTANLQHWSMLFRDSVHTQSWWDKIRLWFKPTGWRPEDRRRTASKLQKTGTKDRAKFNPSISAATRLYCGLSFVLLILLVTMFIFLSPQLNGAQLVFGVALILSGLVVISQFLEGRFRLKAVEVIRIPALLWFLAVLWSLPISTQVSQRLAAPHDISAQMQLPKETTLSALPWLEKPEFLSGSTPAVQQLRYVPSGDQGQIEYTLTYELSSFPQHVANILSARSKVEQSSRQWLEDQL; from the coding sequence ATGGCAGACTACAATGTGACGGCGCTAGCGATACCGCTCTTCTTGTCTTTCATGCTGGTTGAGTATGCTTACTTGCGTCTCAACGGGCGAGACCTACACCGCTTCAATGATAATATTGCCAGCCTTTCCATGGGCATTTGCCTGCTGGTTTCTGACGCGTTTTTGAAAACCTTCACATTTTCGGTGTTTATCTGGGTATGGTCCTTTCACCGCCTGTTTGACTTTTCCTCAACCGGTTGGGCCACTTGGGTTCTCTTCTTCTTTGGCGTGGACTTTTGTTATTACTGGTTCCACCGCATTGCTCACACCTACAATGTTTTATGGGGCGCTCATGTTGGCCATCACCAAAGTGAGGAATACAATCTAACCACCGCTCTTCGGCAAAGTGCGTTCCAGTATGCGTTTTCATGGGTATTTTATTTGCCACTGGCGGTTTTGGGCTGTCCGCCCGAAGTCTTCCTGATCCAGTTTTTTGTGCTCAAGGGCTATCAGTTTTGGCTTCATACGCAGGCAATTAACCGTATCCCCTTGATGGAAGGTGTGTTCTCAACTCCATCTAGTCACCGTGTACACCATGCTAAAAACCCGATTTACATCGACAAAAACTATGGCGGTACACTTGTTATTTGGGATCGGTTGTTTGGAAGCTGGCAACCGGAGTTGGACGCTCAGCCTTGCCATTATGGCACAACGACACCGTTGAAGACATGGAACCCCGTCACCGCCAACCTGCAACACTGGTCTATGCTGTTTCGCGACAGTGTTCACACGCAGAGCTGGTGGGATAAAATTCGATTGTGGTTTAAGCCGACGGGATGGCGCCCAGAGGATCGACGTAGAACAGCGAGTAAACTGCAAAAAACTGGGACGAAGGACAGAGCTAAGTTCAACCCGTCCATCTCTGCTGCGACACGACTTTACTGCGGCCTATCATTTGTCCTGTTGATCCTGCTTGTGACGATGTTCATATTCTTGTCACCCCAGCTTAACGGCGCGCAACTGGTGTTTGGTGTCGCGCTCATTCTCTCAGGTCTTGTGGTGATTTCACAATTTCTGGAAGGGCGCTTTCGGTTGAAAGCTGTCGAAGTTATTCGGATCCCTGCTCTTCTCTGGTTTCTTGCTGTTTTATGGAGCCTACCCATATCTACGCAAGTTTCGCAGAGGCTCGCAGCACCCCACGACATCTCAGCTCAAATGCAGCTGCCTAAAGAGACAACACTCTCGGCTTTACCATGGCTGGAAAAGCCGGAGTTTCTTTCGGGATCAACACCAGCCGTGCAGCAGCTTCGGTATGTACCTTCTGGAGATCAAGGTCAGATTGAATATACGCTGACCTATGAGCTTTCCTCGTTTCCGCAGCATGTAGCCAACATTCTTTCTGCCCGCAGCAAGGTTGAGCAAAGCAGCAGGCAATGGCTGGAAGATCAACTCTAA
- a CDS encoding DUF1427 family protein — translation MSELLLSTFAGFVIGAIFTAIKLPIPAPPVLSGCVAILGVWGGHKVMLLIGERFFS, via the coding sequence ATGAGCGAGCTGCTTCTTTCTACATTTGCAGGTTTCGTCATCGGCGCGATTTTCACGGCGATCAAACTTCCAATTCCTGCTCCGCCAGTTTTATCTGGTTGTGTAGCAATTCTAGGTGTTTGGGGCGGCCATAAGGTCATGCTCCTAATTGGTGAGCGCTTCTTCTCATAA
- a CDS encoding NAD(P)H-dependent oxidoreductase: MQVLLISGSTRELSINKVLLRAAAEEAQKLTHDPVNLDAEVALLPIFHQELEANDAYKIPLAKLRAQIEEADVILIACPEYNGFHTPHLHNIFTWASRRAEGQKHSVLEGKVVGLLSAAPGAFGGLRMLPRLTSFVADHGCWVHPRYLAVGNMTSKLDADGNVNDPDTLTKLSAMIEQICGMSQMKKTAEPA; the protein is encoded by the coding sequence ATGCAAGTCCTTCTTATCTCCGGGAGTACGCGAGAGCTTTCAATTAACAAAGTATTGTTGAGAGCCGCCGCTGAAGAAGCACAAAAACTAACCCACGATCCGGTCAATCTGGATGCGGAAGTAGCCTTATTACCCATTTTCCATCAAGAGCTTGAGGCAAATGACGCCTACAAAATCCCACTTGCAAAACTGAGAGCTCAGATTGAAGAGGCAGACGTCATTCTGATTGCCTGCCCGGAATACAACGGCTTTCACACGCCCCACCTGCACAACATCTTCACTTGGGCATCCAGAAGGGCAGAAGGACAAAAACACTCTGTTCTGGAAGGCAAAGTTGTCGGTCTTCTCTCCGCTGCACCTGGAGCATTTGGGGGGCTAAGAATGTTGCCGCGGTTAACATCATTTGTGGCGGACCATGGTTGTTGGGTTCATCCACGATACTTGGCAGTAGGCAATATGACTTCTAAGCTCGATGCGGATGGCAACGTCAACGATCCGGATACGCTCACCAAACTGAGCGCAATGATTGAGCAAATTTGTGGCATGTCTCAAATGAAGAAGACTGCAGAGCCAGCTTAA
- a CDS encoding LysE family translocator produces the protein MELLTSFDATLVFGFIVTFMALNFTPGPAVLKVVGDSMSNGIGKTHASMAGVFGANLMYALLAAGGMSALLLSFPILFETVKWIGVAYLLYLAYGSFKAAFTASLGEAKEHKPASALRLFFTSFAMQGANPKSVLSFSAMLPVFAGEGDGMALRMMVLALFNIALEYPALLFYAYLGTRAQKFAVSARSRAAMDAFAGTALTGAAYMISRSSLKAQ, from the coding sequence ATGGAGCTTCTTACCTCATTCGATGCCACATTGGTTTTTGGCTTCATCGTTACTTTTATGGCGCTCAACTTCACACCCGGTCCCGCGGTCCTGAAGGTGGTTGGTGACAGCATGTCAAACGGTATTGGTAAGACCCATGCCAGCATGGCGGGCGTGTTTGGAGCCAACCTTATGTATGCGCTGTTGGCGGCTGGTGGCATGAGTGCTTTGCTCTTATCCTTCCCCATTCTGTTCGAAACAGTAAAATGGATTGGCGTAGCTTATCTATTGTATCTTGCATATGGCTCGTTCAAAGCGGCCTTCACTGCCTCCTTGGGTGAAGCAAAAGAACACAAGCCAGCCTCTGCTCTCAGGCTATTTTTTACCTCATTCGCAATGCAGGGAGCTAACCCCAAATCTGTGCTGTCGTTCAGCGCAATGCTTCCAGTGTTTGCAGGTGAGGGAGATGGCATGGCTTTGCGTATGATGGTCCTGGCCCTCTTCAATATCGCGTTGGAATATCCAGCCCTGTTGTTTTACGCCTACCTTGGCACCAGAGCTCAAAAGTTTGCGGTCTCTGCCCGCTCTCGCGCCGCAATGGATGCCTTCGCCGGTACTGCTCTCACAGGCGCTGCCTACATGATCTCAAGGAGCTCTTTAAAAGCTCAGTAA
- a CDS encoding family 20 glycosylhydrolase, producing METAVCTDSSIRMETWRTEDRHIRCVLSAMCEEPISNYTLCFSMLAPCEVVEGANVQKMTAGYIELRFENDRLGTGQALGFTLKYKSNMNPTNRSWLPKGAYLRSDEGDILPVHIATRGLDESYSQKLPEIQPDANSDQLMLVPEPQSWTPSKGQLDISAGFKLDKSWDAGGEMDCADSVEALADRNNIGPFLSDAGISLQYTNKALLVDDAYELTISADGITLSAGGSAGAFYGCITLLNLKVLHAGTIPCGHISDAPRFEWRGQHLDCARHYYEPETLLRLVDLMAMLKLNRFHWHFCDDEAFRLEVESYPELWKKSGMRGEGRVVPGIYGAADGPQGGTYSIAFAKRLVDHAKAMFVEVLSEIEVPAHSWAGLQIHPELREVQDESNEISVHGYLNNTINPALPEAWTYMEALAKEVSSIFPFAHLHLGCDERPPAAWTKSPAIEKLKAEHGLKTADDVQGWMMDKLGAYVQSLGVRPAAWEEAAKGANGGINNDAILFSWTQQGPGLEAARKGYSVVMTPAAHAYWDIAPTNNVNEIGLNWAGITSLADSVNWDPVPENEPELEGKIIGAQGCLWSEVVLRDANMETMMSPRILGISEVAWATRANKPNADRIEEKAACYGRLFSAIGWRQDARD from the coding sequence ATGGAGACTGCTGTTTGTACTGATAGCTCTATCAGAATGGAAACATGGCGGACAGAGGATAGGCACATTCGCTGTGTTTTATCTGCCATGTGTGAGGAGCCGATCTCCAATTACACGCTCTGCTTCAGTATGTTGGCACCCTGTGAGGTAGTAGAGGGTGCCAACGTTCAAAAAATGACAGCAGGGTATATCGAGCTTCGGTTTGAGAATGACCGGCTTGGAACAGGGCAGGCGCTTGGGTTTACGCTTAAATACAAAAGCAACATGAACCCCACCAACCGCAGTTGGTTGCCAAAGGGGGCATATCTGCGCTCGGACGAGGGGGATATTCTACCGGTTCACATCGCTACGCGCGGTCTGGACGAAAGCTATTCTCAAAAACTCCCTGAAATACAGCCAGATGCAAACTCAGATCAATTGATGTTGGTGCCGGAACCACAAAGCTGGACCCCATCAAAGGGGCAGTTGGATATTTCCGCGGGGTTCAAGCTGGACAAGTCTTGGGATGCTGGCGGAGAGATGGACTGCGCTGACTCTGTTGAGGCACTGGCTGATCGCAACAATATAGGGCCGTTCCTGTCCGATGCCGGTATCTCGCTTCAGTATACCAACAAAGCCTTGCTGGTTGATGATGCGTATGAACTGACGATTTCAGCAGATGGTATTACGTTAAGTGCTGGCGGATCAGCTGGTGCGTTTTACGGCTGTATCACTCTTTTAAATTTGAAGGTGCTCCATGCGGGCACCATTCCATGTGGTCACATTTCTGATGCGCCTCGGTTTGAGTGGAGAGGACAGCATCTGGATTGCGCGCGCCATTACTACGAGCCGGAAACTCTCCTGCGCCTTGTCGACCTGATGGCCATGTTGAAACTCAACCGCTTCCATTGGCACTTCTGCGATGATGAAGCCTTCCGTTTGGAAGTGGAGAGCTATCCAGAGCTTTGGAAAAAGTCCGGCATGCGCGGAGAGGGACGTGTGGTTCCCGGAATTTACGGCGCAGCTGATGGCCCTCAAGGCGGCACTTATTCTATCGCCTTCGCCAAACGTTTGGTAGATCACGCCAAAGCGATGTTTGTGGAGGTTCTGTCGGAAATCGAAGTCCCTGCGCACTCTTGGGCTGGTCTGCAAATCCACCCAGAATTGCGGGAAGTTCAGGATGAGAGCAACGAAATCTCGGTCCATGGCTACCTTAATAACACCATAAATCCGGCATTGCCAGAAGCATGGACCTACATGGAAGCGCTGGCGAAGGAAGTCTCCAGCATCTTCCCGTTTGCACATTTGCATCTGGGGTGTGATGAACGCCCGCCAGCAGCGTGGACCAAATCACCAGCTATCGAAAAACTGAAAGCAGAACATGGCCTGAAAACCGCAGATGATGTTCAGGGCTGGATGATGGATAAGCTGGGGGCTTACGTTCAGTCTCTGGGTGTGCGCCCGGCTGCATGGGAAGAAGCAGCCAAAGGCGCGAACGGCGGCATCAACAACGATGCGATCTTGTTCTCATGGACCCAGCAGGGGCCGGGATTGGAAGCCGCACGCAAAGGTTACTCAGTGGTGATGACCCCGGCAGCCCATGCGTATTGGGATATTGCGCCAACAAACAACGTCAACGAGATCGGCCTCAACTGGGCAGGGATCACCAGTCTGGCTGACAGCGTCAACTGGGATCCAGTCCCAGAAAACGAGCCAGAGCTGGAAGGCAAGATCATCGGCGCGCAAGGGTGTTTGTGGTCAGAGGTTGTTTTGCGGGATGCGAACATGGAAACCATGATGTCTCCGCGCATTCTTGGTATCTCGGAGGTTGCTTGGGCAACCCGTGCCAACAAACCGAATGCAGACCGGATAGAGGAAAAGGCGGCCTGCTACGGCAGGCTGTTCTCCGCAATCGGTTGGCGTCAGGACGCGCGGGACTAA
- a CDS encoding GntR family transcriptional regulator has product MATNLTQYSELFSPTSWHHQSGGPRYLQLQRHLESAIKNGQLPADATLPAERELATMTGLSRVTIRKAISHLVEDGLVIQRRGSGSYIAPKVQRLEHSLSRLTSFTEDMHRRGMTSSSEILESGAYLPSPEEIVSLGLASGEQVVRIKRLRRADGTPMAIETSSLSNEFLPNPGDVVTSLYEVLSAQGIRPSRAIQRISACKLTEEQAAMLEVEPGDAALYIDRTAYLPSGRVIELTIGVYRGDIYDFVAELRNA; this is encoded by the coding sequence ATGGCGACAAATCTGACCCAATATTCTGAGTTATTTTCTCCCACGTCCTGGCATCACCAGAGCGGGGGACCGCGGTACTTGCAGCTGCAACGCCATCTCGAATCAGCAATCAAGAACGGCCAATTGCCTGCGGATGCGACTCTGCCAGCAGAACGTGAGCTGGCGACAATGACCGGTTTATCCCGTGTCACAATTCGCAAAGCCATCAGCCATCTGGTTGAAGACGGTCTGGTGATCCAGCGTCGTGGCTCCGGATCTTACATCGCGCCAAAGGTTCAGCGCCTGGAGCATTCCCTGTCGCGCCTGACCTCGTTTACCGAGGATATGCACCGGCGTGGTATGACCTCCTCCTCCGAAATTTTAGAGAGCGGCGCGTACCTACCTTCGCCAGAGGAGATTGTCTCACTGGGCTTGGCGTCTGGTGAGCAGGTTGTGCGCATCAAGCGCTTGCGCCGTGCGGATGGCACACCCATGGCCATTGAGACCAGTTCTCTCTCCAACGAGTTTTTGCCGAACCCCGGTGATGTTGTGACATCGCTTTATGAGGTGCTGTCAGCGCAGGGCATTCGCCCGTCTCGCGCTATTCAGCGGATTTCCGCGTGTAAACTAACTGAAGAACAAGCGGCAATGCTAGAGGTAGAACCCGGTGATGCAGCGCTTTACATAGATAGAACCGCCTACCTGCCCAGCGGACGGGTTATCGAGCTGACAATTGGTGTGTATCGCGGCGATATCTATGATTTTGTGGCCGAACTTCGCAACGCATAA
- a CDS encoding sugar ABC transporter permease, with protein sequence MRSKSFFAWALIAPAALYLLVIVAWPLVETIRLSFTNANIGGESYIGTANYEKLLSSRKFGQTVGRTFYWMFLSVSFKIIFGLVGATLLNAAIPGRAIFRMLVMPPWIVPVAIGCFGWLWLYNGHFGIISGVLQYVGILDGPFEFLAYKDSAFYSAIITDVWVGLPMVTIFLLAAIQGVPRDLYEAAYVDGASRWYRFRRITIPQILPVIITMTLLSIIWTFNSFEIIWILTEGGPRAATTTLIIDTYKMAIANFKFGQGAARAVIIVSLLSMFSLVYLFALHQIKKRFEAA encoded by the coding sequence ATGCGCTCTAAAAGCTTCTTCGCATGGGCGCTGATTGCTCCAGCAGCTTTATATTTGTTGGTTATCGTGGCATGGCCGCTGGTGGAAACAATCCGCCTGTCTTTCACAAACGCCAATATTGGCGGTGAAAGCTACATTGGCACGGCCAACTACGAAAAGCTTCTCAGCAGCCGTAAATTCGGCCAGACAGTGGGCAGAACGTTCTATTGGATGTTCCTGTCGGTCTCATTCAAAATCATTTTCGGGCTTGTTGGCGCAACACTGCTCAATGCAGCAATTCCGGGCCGGGCAATCTTCCGTATGCTGGTTATGCCGCCATGGATCGTTCCGGTCGCTATTGGGTGTTTCGGCTGGCTTTGGCTTTACAACGGCCACTTCGGCATCATCTCCGGCGTGCTGCAATACGTTGGTATTCTGGATGGCCCGTTTGAATTTCTGGCCTACAAAGACAGTGCGTTCTATTCCGCCATCATCACCGATGTCTGGGTTGGTTTGCCAATGGTGACCATATTCCTGCTGGCAGCGATTCAAGGCGTTCCGCGTGATTTGTATGAGGCTGCGTATGTGGATGGCGCATCGCGTTGGTACCGTTTCCGCCGCATCACCATTCCGCAGATCTTGCCGGTCATTATCACAATGACGCTGCTCTCGATCATCTGGACCTTCAATTCCTTCGAGATCATCTGGATCCTGACGGAAGGTGGGCCGCGCGCCGCCACAACAACGCTGATCATCGACACTTACAAGATGGCAATTGCAAACTTCAAATTCGGACAGGGCGCGGCTCGTGCTGTGATCATCGTATCACTGCTCAGCATGTTCTCACTGGTTTACCTGTTTGCGCTCCATCAGATCAAAAAACGTTTCGAGGCAGCTTAA
- a CDS encoding carbohydrate ABC transporter permease, which yields MMDRYSLPHKVFLYFCIALFLGFILLPFFEMFMTSLRPLEHLFRSPYQFWSDDFSFNAYVRMWETVPMLPRYIANSMLISLSVTVLALFFIIPAAYAYARFDFKGKSVSLGIFLAVNMFSGAVLLIPLYKLLRNYGLLNTYFAMIVPGAAFLIPMGIWLLKSYLEKIPRELEEAAFMDGASRLYTLRRVVLPLAVPGLIVVGVAVFLSAYAQQFLFAITFNSVKDYMPLPAGILEFIGYQSVNWNEMMAASIVGIMPVLIIFLFLQRYLVAGLTAGALKE from the coding sequence ATGATGGACCGTTACTCGCTGCCACATAAAGTGTTCTTGTACTTCTGCATTGCACTTTTCCTTGGCTTCATTTTGTTGCCATTCTTTGAGATGTTCATGACCTCGCTGCGGCCTTTGGAACATCTGTTCCGCTCGCCCTACCAGTTCTGGTCTGATGACTTCTCATTCAATGCCTATGTTCGCATGTGGGAGACTGTTCCCATGCTGCCGCGTTACATCGCAAACAGCATGTTGATCTCTCTATCTGTGACAGTTCTGGCCTTGTTCTTCATCATTCCGGCGGCCTACGCGTATGCCCGGTTTGACTTCAAGGGCAAGTCCGTCAGCCTTGGTATCTTTCTGGCCGTAAACATGTTCTCCGGCGCGGTATTGCTTATTCCGCTCTACAAGCTTTTGAGAAACTACGGCTTGCTGAATACCTATTTCGCGATGATCGTTCCCGGTGCAGCCTTCCTGATCCCTATGGGTATCTGGTTGCTGAAATCCTATCTGGAAAAGATCCCGCGGGAGCTGGAAGAAGCAGCGTTTATGGATGGTGCAAGCCGTTTATACACCCTGCGCCGCGTGGTGCTGCCATTAGCAGTACCAGGCCTGATTGTTGTTGGTGTGGCTGTGTTCTTGTCTGCTTATGCGCAGCAGTTCCTGTTCGCGATCACGTTCAACAGCGTCAAAGACTACATGCCTCTGCCTGCGGGCATCCTTGAGTTCATTGGCTATCAGTCAGTCAATTGGAACGAGATGATGGCAGCCAGCATTGTTGGAATAATGCCCGTACTTATAATTTTCTTGTTTTTACAACGCTACTTGGTGGCTGGCCTTACGGCTGGCGCGCTCAAGGAGTGA